The following are encoded in a window of Planctomycetaceae bacterium genomic DNA:
- a CDS encoding HU family DNA-binding protein yields the protein MAKSAKPATKSEILSNIAEATQLSRKQVASVFDALSDQIKKAVGKKGPGVFALSGLIKIVVVNKPATPKRKGINPFTKQEQVFAAKPARRVVKVRAFKALKEMAK from the coding sequence ATGGCAAAGAGTGCAAAACCAGCAACAAAGAGTGAAATTCTGTCCAACATCGCCGAGGCCACACAGCTTTCCCGCAAACAGGTAGCATCTGTGTTCGATGCCCTTTCAGACCAGATTAAGAAGGCCGTAGGCAAAAAAGGTCCCGGCGTCTTTGCTTTATCGGGTTTGATAAAGATCGTAGTCGTTAACAAACCGGCCACCCCAAAACGCAAGGGCATCAATCCGTTCACCAAGCAGGAACAGGTCTTTGCAGCCAAGCCCGCTCGCAGAGTCGTCAAGGTTCGAGCCTTCAAAGCTCTCAAGGAAATGGCTAAGTAA
- the selD gene encoding selenide, water dikinase SelD, with amino-acid sequence MINIEKRKLIMGRSMRLGHCVCDPKKPCPCDIFQGKNVCLCAGERLEDAKTKKVQLTKLVEKAGCASKIDQKFLKNVLRGLPSFNHPNVLVGAAAGDDAGVYKISKDTALVQTVDVFTPSVDDPYVFGQVAAANSVSDVYAMGGRPITALSIIGFPCKELKDSIMRDILRGGIDKMIEAEVPVIGGHSINDPQIKAGFAVTGLINPKKILTNANAKSGDVLILTKPLGTGIIAFASQIDKASAKSVKAISNSMATLNKKAAELMQEFDVHACTDVTGFSLMGHLGEMAGLSKVNAEILFDAIPLFPGVLEAVNADIVPGTVERNRESSGHRIVTGKGVTRPMADICFDAQTSGGLLICLPQAKAEKLLGKLHKAKIEEAAIIGRIIGKGTGKVFLEKK; translated from the coding sequence GTGATTAACATCGAAAAAAGAAAATTGATTATGGGCCGTTCTATGCGGCTTGGCCATTGTGTATGCGACCCTAAAAAACCGTGTCCGTGCGACATATTTCAGGGGAAAAATGTTTGCCTGTGTGCAGGAGAACGACTTGAAGACGCAAAAACAAAAAAAGTGCAGCTTACAAAACTGGTCGAAAAAGCCGGTTGTGCTTCTAAAATAGACCAGAAATTCTTGAAAAATGTTTTGCGAGGACTGCCTTCTTTCAATCATCCGAATGTGCTGGTTGGTGCTGCCGCGGGTGACGACGCAGGAGTTTATAAAATTTCCAAAGACACAGCTTTGGTTCAAACAGTTGATGTTTTCACACCTTCTGTTGACGACCCGTACGTGTTTGGTCAGGTTGCCGCTGCTAATTCAGTTAGCGACGTATATGCAATGGGAGGCAGACCAATCACCGCCTTGTCAATAATCGGATTTCCATGCAAAGAACTCAAGGACTCAATAATGCGTGATATCCTTCGAGGCGGAATAGACAAAATGATAGAAGCAGAGGTGCCCGTCATAGGCGGACACAGCATTAACGACCCGCAGATAAAAGCCGGTTTTGCGGTAACCGGATTAATTAATCCCAAAAAAATTCTTACAAATGCAAATGCAAAATCAGGCGACGTCCTCATACTCACAAAACCACTGGGCACAGGAATAATCGCGTTCGCTTCACAGATTGATAAAGCGTCTGCAAAAAGCGTTAAGGCTATTTCAAATTCGATGGCAACTCTGAACAAAAAAGCCGCCGAGTTAATGCAGGAATTCGACGTACATGCCTGCACTGACGTAACGGGTTTCAGTCTTATGGGACATTTAGGCGAAATGGCAGGATTGAGCAAAGTAAACGCGGAAATATTGTTTGACGCCATTCCTCTTTTCCCCGGCGTTTTGGAGGCTGTTAACGCGGACATTGTTCCAGGTACGGTCGAACGCAATAGGGAATCTTCCGGCCATCGTATAGTAACGGGAAAAGGCGTAACAAGGCCAATGGCCGATATCTGCTTTGATGCCCAGACATCCGGAGGATTATTGATTTGCCTGCCGCAAGCCAAAGCAGAAAAACTATTGGGAAAACTGCATAAAGCGAAAATAGAAGAAGCCGCTATTATCGGCAGGATAATTGGCAAAGGAACTGGTAAAGTGTTTTTAGAAAAGAAGTGA
- a CDS encoding MFS transporter, whose translation MTRFLIYLFPAVADVILAATMFVCSNRIADAGKSRTEVAMVFAAWAAVYIFSNQILARFVTSRNAAAMMFVANLLFTAIAGVFVFIENIWAIYTAMAVLAVASALFFLPFQIFMKAVEPDQNQGVVRSVAFYTFSWSLGFASGPFIAGFIYQWLGWQWCFAFTGLISLLTAFGIQLLKHHAKHHHSEAIVPNQQSCNVEDINYHTMPDIAWLQWAVTGVGCLGSYALLALLPSISVSFAIPKSQVGSMIALLYVVQALVGLSFMRSKIWMFRVLPVIGFTAFGLISITCFGISLLPILNGAELLTVPLRTIGLYVSTAFYGVFSGSFFFGLVFHSLVHPHRSARYVAINEMVVGICGVVGPIMAGTLADRFGFSAFPITLIAMITSAMILQFVVLKRLTGIKGI comes from the coding sequence ATGACTCGATTTTTGATTTATCTGTTCCCAGCCGTAGCTGATGTGATACTCGCAGCTACAATGTTTGTATGCAGCAATCGTATTGCTGATGCCGGCAAGAGCAGGACTGAAGTTGCTATGGTATTCGCTGCATGGGCAGCAGTTTACATCTTTAGCAATCAGATACTTGCCCGGTTTGTTACTTCACGCAATGCAGCAGCAATGATGTTTGTCGCAAACTTGCTATTCACTGCCATAGCCGGGGTATTCGTGTTTATTGAAAATATCTGGGCAATATATACCGCTATGGCAGTTTTGGCAGTGGCGTCAGCGTTGTTCTTTCTTCCATTTCAAATTTTTATGAAAGCTGTTGAGCCTGACCAGAATCAGGGTGTGGTGCGGTCGGTAGCTTTTTACACTTTCTCATGGAGTTTGGGCTTTGCGAGTGGCCCTTTTATCGCGGGGTTTATATACCAATGGTTGGGTTGGCAGTGGTGTTTTGCCTTCACCGGCCTGATTAGTTTGCTAACAGCCTTTGGGATACAGTTACTGAAGCATCATGCCAAACATCATCATAGTGAGGCTATAGTACCGAATCAGCAATCGTGCAATGTGGAAGATATCAACTATCACACAATGCCAGACATTGCTTGGCTGCAATGGGCGGTTACCGGAGTTGGATGCCTTGGTTCTTATGCGCTGTTAGCTTTATTGCCGTCTATTAGTGTATCATTTGCAATACCAAAATCTCAGGTTGGGTCAATGATAGCATTGCTCTATGTTGTTCAAGCGTTGGTTGGTTTGAGTTTCATGCGCAGCAAAATTTGGATGTTTCGGGTCTTGCCCGTCATTGGTTTTACAGCTTTCGGATTGATCAGCATAACATGTTTTGGTATATCACTACTACCGATTCTAAATGGAGCAGAACTATTAACTGTGCCATTAAGGACGATAGGATTGTACGTTTCGACTGCCTTTTATGGAGTTTTTTCAGGTTCATTTTTCTTCGGATTGGTATTTCACTCTCTGGTGCATCCGCATCGCAGCGCAAGATATGTAGCTATTAATGAAATGGTCGTGGGTATCTGTGGCGTGGTGGGACCGATTATGGCTGGTACGCTGGCAGACAGGTTTGGATTTTCTGCGTTTCCGATAACACTCATAGCGATGATAACAAGTGCTATGATATTGCAATTCGTTGTGCTGAAGCGACTGACCGGCATAAAGGGAATTTGA
- a CDS encoding 4Fe-4S binding protein, producing MTKKTSFIEKLTASRIWIQTAFLLIWLDPMALRMHNVCGTVFHCYACPLATFACPVGILVNFSALHLFPFMAIGTLILVGAILGSFVCGYICPFGLLQDMAAKIPVRKFNLPQWFGSIRYLVLLGLVLAVPFFWGENHPLTFCKVCPAGALEGAVPNMLSQAAAGQKIIFPNTLKITVLLVTLTGMIFVNRFWCKLCPLGAIFGLFNKFSVFHLKLDPAVCTNCNICHTSCKIGVKPNLQPNHTNCIRCLDCTSCKPKALSIGSVFKKHKSN from the coding sequence ATGACCAAAAAAACTTCATTCATTGAAAAATTAACCGCCAGTCGAATCTGGATACAAACAGCGTTTCTCTTAATCTGGCTGGACCCGATGGCTCTTAGGATGCACAACGTCTGCGGAACCGTATTCCATTGTTATGCCTGCCCATTAGCAACATTCGCTTGTCCTGTTGGAATACTTGTAAATTTCAGCGCCTTGCATTTGTTTCCTTTTATGGCAATAGGAACACTGATATTAGTTGGCGCGATTCTTGGAAGTTTTGTCTGCGGGTATATCTGTCCGTTCGGGCTTTTGCAGGATATGGCAGCTAAAATTCCTGTTCGCAAATTTAATCTGCCGCAATGGTTTGGCAGCATACGTTATTTAGTACTTTTAGGACTCGTGCTGGCTGTCCCATTTTTCTGGGGCGAAAATCATCCGCTCACATTTTGCAAAGTTTGCCCGGCCGGTGCACTTGAAGGAGCGGTACCTAATATGCTCTCGCAGGCTGCCGCGGGACAAAAAATTATTTTTCCAAACACACTTAAGATTACAGTTTTACTTGTTACATTGACCGGGATGATATTTGTCAATCGTTTCTGGTGCAAACTATGTCCATTAGGGGCAATTTTCGGGTTATTCAATAAATTTTCAGTATTCCATCTTAAATTAGACCCAGCCGTTTGTACAAATTGCAATATATGTCATACAAGCTGCAAAATTGGTGTAAAACCCAATCTGCAACCTAACCATACTAACTGTATTCGTTGTCTTGACTGTACAAGCTGCAAACCAAAAGCACTTAGCATAGGTTCTGTTTTTAAAAAGCATAAATCAAATTAG
- a CDS encoding carboxypeptidase-like regulatory domain-containing protein, with translation MFTRQRLIICVIIVLTGISSAFCDGTDVPQKITCSGKLVDDANKAVAGVKVKLHMLVPDAGGLEIGDVNTEEQITKDDGSFSFSVEKLADRTYRMGIVVVQKDGFAICWDNWDMRKDKVLALSLEKPYKLQGVVVDDANKPVADAEVRISMLIVGDISGRNNEGRYLTAVKHLDMLKTTTDANGIFVFKDIPAAGKAEFMVTKVGRATVSTFVFNPSNYNPGQYTVESKDIKIIQPVEAKIEGKVVESGTEKPVGGVKVTCVVEPRVGASGIKPVVSKEDGTFTFDGLEAKTYTVRGASSQKGTAQWVIEPANVTTTAGRTNSDVVIKASKGGVLEIIVRDNENKNIAGVNVHIRAKDIPQGQGGITDSNGVATIRLAPGEYELQGTYKEGYSSPKDRQTATVEDGKTTRLEIELKGSPKISGIVTDDKGKPLADATVRIFPMGRTQNVKSDTTGKFEVAWNPERWGGNQEIQYLLVARHIGRNLAVAVDIDEDTKTIDVKMSQGIVIKGKIVDANSKPLADAKVHVNLHISNWGTYVDQDGIKADAQGMYEYKALPDEQRYSVSAQADGYGQSYAEVLTEDAVDGLVEIEPMILKLAVMSVSGVVKDGNDKPVAGVDVGVSGQGQQNRRAVTDANGNFTIDKLCEGQVYIYANYNKGNSYLYGYANVESGDKEIELIIGQQGDGGRSVEKQPSSLKGKPLPDVNSIGVKFDANDVKDKAVLLCFVDMNQRPSRHCFKELMNKHSELEQKGIKIIVIQIGNADVDANQPFIKGQIPNDEKDLFGWGVKSLPWLVLTDKQHKIIADGFSVDEIDAKLTEQK, from the coding sequence ATGTTTACCCGGCAGAGGCTGATTATTTGCGTTATAATTGTATTGACCGGAATATCGTCTGCATTTTGTGATGGGACGGATGTTCCACAAAAGATTACATGCTCTGGTAAATTAGTTGATGACGCAAACAAAGCTGTTGCCGGTGTGAAAGTTAAATTGCATATGCTTGTGCCTGATGCCGGTGGTTTGGAAATAGGGGATGTGAACACAGAGGAACAGATTACCAAAGACGATGGCAGTTTTTCTTTCAGCGTGGAAAAACTTGCAGATAGAACATATCGCATGGGAATAGTAGTTGTGCAGAAGGATGGCTTTGCGATTTGCTGGGATAACTGGGATATGCGAAAAGACAAGGTTCTGGCGCTATCATTGGAAAAGCCGTATAAATTGCAGGGCGTTGTTGTCGATGACGCCAATAAACCTGTTGCAGATGCCGAAGTGCGGATTTCAATGCTGATTGTGGGAGATATTAGCGGCAGGAATAATGAAGGGCGATACCTGACGGCAGTTAAACATCTTGATATGCTCAAAACAACGACTGATGCTAATGGAATTTTTGTATTCAAAGATATCCCGGCGGCAGGCAAAGCGGAATTTATGGTTACAAAAGTCGGTCGCGCAACTGTTAGCACGTTCGTCTTTAATCCATCCAACTACAATCCCGGCCAATACACCGTAGAAAGTAAGGATATAAAAATTATTCAGCCTGTTGAAGCGAAGATTGAAGGTAAAGTTGTCGAGAGCGGTACCGAAAAACCTGTTGGTGGTGTCAAAGTGACGTGCGTTGTGGAGCCGCGTGTTGGGGCATCCGGCATTAAACCTGTTGTTTCAAAAGAAGATGGAACATTTACATTTGACGGGCTTGAAGCGAAGACTTATACGGTGCGTGGTGCTTCATCGCAAAAAGGAACTGCGCAATGGGTCATTGAACCTGCAAATGTTACAACAACTGCAGGCCGGACAAATTCTGATGTGGTTATTAAAGCGAGTAAGGGTGGTGTGCTTGAAATTATTGTACGCGATAATGAGAATAAAAATATTGCCGGCGTAAATGTGCACATTCGCGCAAAAGACATTCCGCAGGGACAGGGCGGAATTACAGATTCAAACGGAGTTGCGACAATTCGGTTGGCACCGGGCGAGTATGAATTGCAGGGCACATATAAGGAGGGGTATTCATCACCGAAGGACAGACAAACCGCGACAGTGGAAGACGGCAAAACCACACGGCTGGAAATTGAGCTTAAAGGTTCTCCAAAAATTTCCGGAATTGTAACAGACGATAAAGGCAAGCCTTTGGCTGACGCAACTGTTCGAATCTTTCCAATGGGTCGGACTCAGAATGTAAAGTCAGACACAACTGGCAAATTTGAAGTTGCCTGGAACCCTGAACGATGGGGAGGAAATCAGGAAATTCAATATCTCCTTGTTGCTCGCCATATTGGACGCAATCTTGCTGTGGCTGTGGATATTGACGAAGACACTAAAACTATTGATGTAAAAATGTCGCAGGGGATTGTGATTAAGGGTAAAATTGTTGACGCTAACAGTAAACCACTGGCTGATGCCAAAGTGCATGTGAATCTTCATATTTCCAACTGGGGAACGTATGTTGATCAGGATGGTATTAAGGCTGATGCGCAGGGCATGTATGAATATAAGGCTTTGCCGGACGAGCAGAGATATAGCGTTTCCGCACAAGCTGACGGTTATGGCCAAAGTTATGCTGAAGTACTGACGGAAGATGCTGTTGACGGCCTTGTTGAGATTGAGCCGATGATATTAAAATTGGCTGTGATGAGTGTTTCCGGTGTTGTTAAAGACGGCAATGATAAACCTGTTGCGGGCGTAGATGTGGGCGTGTCCGGACAGGGGCAGCAGAATCGCAGGGCTGTTACAGATGCAAACGGGAATTTTACAATTGATAAACTTTGCGAAGGTCAAGTGTATATCTATGCGAATTATAATAAAGGCAATTCATATTTATATGGATATGCAAATGTCGAGTCTGGAGATAAGGAAATTGAGTTGATAATCGGGCAGCAGGGTGATGGTGGCAGGTCTGTTGAAAAACAACCATCATCGCTCAAAGGCAAACCTCTGCCGGATGTCAATTCTATTGGTGTTAAGTTCGATGCCAATGATGTGAAAGATAAAGCAGTCTTGCTTTGTTTTGTAGATATGAATCAACGGCCCAGCAGACATTGTTTCAAAGAGCTTATGAACAAACACAGTGAGCTTGAACAAAAAGGCATTAAGATTATAGTTATACAAATTGGTAATGCAGATGTTGATGCGAATCAGCCATTTATAAAAGGCCAAATTCCAAATGATGAAAAAGATCTTTTTGGATGGGGCGTAAAATCATTGCCGTGGCTTGTTTTAACTGATAAGCAGCACAAAATTATTGCTGACGGTTTTTCCGTTGACGAGATTGATGCAAAGCTTACAGAGCAAAAATAA